The Podospora pseudocomata strain CBS 415.72m chromosome 1 map unlocalized CBS415.72m_1, whole genome shotgun sequence genome has a segment encoding these proteins:
- a CDS encoding uncharacterized protein (EggNog:ENOG503NUXV; COG:S) — protein sequence MTPTLSPISSPTATGTPFSPSENPTECRLLGPFAILVQLALGGLALLSLVYKRWRERPQRPVKIWFFDASKQVFGSVLVHGANVFMSLLTSGRFNITTIAPPATVSEAARRGVLMLLKRTATTTTTVDEYVPNPCSFYLLNLAIDTTLGIPILILIVRITTTLVTYTPLGQPPESVQSGHYGSPPNAWWWLKQSFIYFCGLMGMKLVVLVIFMIFPWISELGDWALKWTEGNERLQIVFVMMLFPLIMNAMQYYIIDSYIKKQEGKGEVEGKGYDEVDQEEGVDGSVASEDSEDSESEEEEGQRTPRAGKGARDLERDEYDPDVDGDSQTVVGSSSSRISSRGVLTEDLLPKE from the exons ATGActcccaccctctccccaataTCAAGCCCAACCGCAACCggcacccccttctccccctcggAAAACCCCACAGAATGCCGCCTCCTAGGCCCCTTCGCCATCCTAGTCCAGCTCGCCCTCGGCGGCCtggccctcctctccctcgtctaCAAAAGATGGCGCGAGCGCCCCCAGCGACCGGTCAAAATCTGGTTTTTTGACGCCTCAAAGCAGGTCTTTGGGAGCGTGCTAGTCCACGGCGCAAACGTGTTCATGTCTCTGCTCACGAGCGGGAGGTTCAACATCACGACCATTGCTCCCCCGGCAACGGTGtccgaggcggcgaggagaggGGTCTTGATGCTTCTTAAACGGACagcaacgacgacaacgacggtAGACGAATATGTACCGAACCCGTGCTCTTTTTACCTTTTAAACTTGGCTATTGAT ACAACCCTCGGCATCCCAATTTTAATTCTCATCGTCAGAATAACCACCACTTTGGTCACTTACACCCCGCTGGGCCAACCCCCGGAGTCGGTTCAGTCTGGGCACTACGGCTCGCCCCCCAAcgcgtggtggtggttgaagcaGTCGTTTATTTACTTTTGCGGCTTGATGGGCATGAAACTTGTTGTTTTGGTCATTTTTATGATTTTTCCCTGGATCTCGGAGCTGGGGGATTGGGCGCTCAAGTGGACCGAGGGCAACGAGAGGCTGCAGATTGTCTTTGTCATGATGCTGTTCCCGCTCATCATGAACGCGATGCAGTATTATATCATTGATAGTTacatcaagaagcaggagggcaaaggggaggtggagggtaAGGGGtatgatgaggttgatcaggaggagggggtggatgggtcgGTTGCGAGTGAGGATAGTGAGGATAGTGAgagtgaagaagaggaagggcaGAGGACGCCAAGGGCTGGGAAAGGGGCGAGGGACTTGGAGAGGGACGAGTATGATCCTGATGTGGACGGGGACAGCcagacggtggtggggagcaGCTCGAGTCGGATTTCGAGTCGGGGGGTGTTGACAGAGGATTTGCTTCCCAAGGaatga